In Liquorilactobacillus nagelii DSM 13675, the following proteins share a genomic window:
- the dltC gene encoding D-alanine--poly(phosphoribitol) ligase subunit DltC — protein MDDIKNKVIEVLADVTSTDEETVKGWDGQDLFGNGFLDSMGTVELLVQLQDELDIEVPVSEFDRSQWDTLDKICDQIRKLQK, from the coding sequence ATGGATGATATTAAAAACAAAGTAATTGAAGTTTTAGCCGATGTAACTTCTACTGATGAAGAAACAGTTAAGGGATGGGATGGCCAAGACCTTTTTGGTAACGGATTCCTTGATTCAATGGGAACTGTTGAGTTGTTAGTTCAACTTCAAGATGAGCTTGATATTGAAGTTCCTGTTTCAGAATTTGATCGTTCACAATGGGATACCTTAGACAAAATCTGTGATCAAATAAGGAAGTTACAAAAGTGA